The genomic DNA CAGGTCGGACACGCCCTCCTCCAGACCCGGATCGCCCGCGCCGAGGACGACGAGCGACCAGCCCTGCTCCAGCAGCCGGGGTGCGGCGGCGATGAGCAGGTCCATGCCCTTCTGCTCGGCGAGCCTGGACACGACGGCCAGGAGCGGCCTTCGCGCGTCGAGGCCGAAGCGCCTCGTGAGCTCCCGCTTCGCGGCGGACTTACCGGCGAGGTCGGCCGCCGAGTACGGCTCCGGCAAGGTCGGGTCGCGCGCCGGGTCCCACACGTCCGTGTCTATACCGTTCAGGATGCCCGTGAGCTTGCCGGACAGCGAGCGGAACGTGCCGTCGAGGGAGTAGCCGTACTCGGGCGTCTGGATCTCCTCGGCGTAGGTCGGGCTGACGGTCGTGACGCGCGTCGCGAAGCCGACGCCCGCCTGCATGGCGTTGGCACGCCCGAAGTGGTCTAGGTACGAGCCCATGAGGTCCGGGCCCAGGCGCAGCCACCGCACCGCGTCCTCGAGGCCGGACTCCCCCTGGTACTGGACGTTGTGAACGGTGAAGACGCTGCGCAGGCCGGGGAAGCCCGGTGGCAGGTGCCAGCCGCGCGCGAGGATCATCGGCAGGTAGCCCGTGTGCCAGTCGTGGGCGTGGACCAGGTCGGGGGCGAAGGCGAGGCGCTCGGCCACGCTCGGCACGGCGCGCGAGAAGCGGGCGAAGCGTCTGGCGTCGTCCGGATAACCGTACGGTTTGGCCCTCCGGAAGTCCTGGTGGCCGACGAACGCGTAGCGGACGGAGCCGGTCCCCGGCACGTCGTCCTCTAGCACCCCCACCCCGACGGGCTCGAAGCCGCGGTCGAAGGGGCTGGCCACGTCGCCGACCCAATAGGGCGGGACGCCGCCGCCCAGCTTGGCGTACCAGGGCGTGACGACCAGGACCTCGTGGCCGAGGCGCGCGAGCGCCTTCGGCAAAGCGCCCGCCACGTCGGCCAGACCGCCCGTCTTGCTGAAGGGCGCCACCTCGGCCGCCGGGAAGAGGATCCTCATGCCTCAAAGCTTAGCGCCGACCGCCCATGCCCGGTGGCGGCATCCGGCGAGGCCGCCGTGGTGTGCACGTCACGGCTTCACGTCGGCGCGCAGACTTAGGCTCTCATGTAAGGCCCTTATACTCTAGGCCGCATGCAGGTCGAGCAGACGGAGGCTTCATGAAGCGGAGATGGTACGTCGCGGGACTGGTAGTGCTGGTCGCGGCCACGGTGATGGTCGTGAACGCTCAGCTGTCGCGC from Trueperaceae bacterium includes the following:
- a CDS encoding glycogen synthase, whose product is MRILFPAAEVAPFSKTGGLADVAGALPKALARLGHEVLVVTPWYAKLGGGVPPYWVGDVASPFDRGFEPVGVGVLEDDVPGTGSVRYAFVGHQDFRRAKPYGYPDDARRFARFSRAVPSVAERLAFAPDLVHAHDWHTGYLPMILARGWHLPPGFPGLRSVFTVHNVQYQGESGLEDAVRWLRLGPDLMGSYLDHFGRANAMQAGVGFATRVTTVSPTYAEEIQTPEYGYSLDGTFRSLSGKLTGILNGIDTDVWDPARDPTLPEPYSAADLAGKSAAKRELTRRFGLDARRPLLAVVSRLAEQKGMDLLIAAAPRLLEQGWSLVVLGAGDPGLEEGVSDLARARGGLVGAHIGYAEDLAHLVYAGADALAVPSRFEPCGLSQLIAMRYGTVPIVRATGGLKDTVRHGATGFVFEHGTSAGLEWAAGEALAAYGTPAWRRIQATGMAADRSWQASAAAYSALYESVLRSWV